The following are encoded together in the Mesoterricola sediminis genome:
- a CDS encoding chemotaxis protein CheW encodes MSLIPATGAPGGAASDAGADRQYLSFRLAGHVYGVPLAQVAEITPNRELNVIPHMPRGVEGLLDLRGQVIPVINLRVRLGLERQDADQSRNIVVLDMGAASNVGLLVDNVESVVQTAVEELVAASPLLAGPEGAYVQGFVLTDKGIIGLLDPRQITTIHGARAHGLSFHAGHDVEQALDDSLQQLIASAPPRTEHEAARIIPQMEQAIAHTEREMEKVLERVEGMLTGTDRAFQALVRLKQEAGLGHMKGLEKDLAELEGLGSRLQDEVFGLIQRLQYQDIARQKLERVLNHIRGLQVVVGSKFRDAGKLA; translated from the coding sequence GTGAGCCTGATTCCGGCCACGGGGGCCCCCGGGGGGGCCGCCAGCGACGCCGGCGCCGACCGGCAGTACCTGAGCTTCAGGTTGGCCGGCCACGTGTACGGCGTGCCCCTGGCCCAGGTCGCCGAGATCACCCCCAACCGCGAACTGAACGTCATCCCCCACATGCCCCGGGGCGTGGAAGGCCTCCTGGACCTCCGCGGCCAGGTCATCCCCGTCATCAACCTCCGGGTCCGCCTGGGCCTGGAACGCCAGGACGCCGACCAGAGCCGGAACATCGTCGTCCTGGACATGGGCGCGGCCAGCAACGTGGGCCTCCTCGTGGACAACGTGGAATCCGTCGTCCAGACCGCCGTCGAGGAGCTCGTCGCCGCCAGCCCCCTCCTCGCGGGCCCCGAAGGGGCCTACGTGCAGGGCTTCGTGCTCACGGACAAGGGCATCATCGGCCTCCTCGACCCCCGCCAGATCACCACCATCCACGGCGCCCGCGCCCACGGGCTGAGCTTCCACGCGGGCCACGACGTGGAACAGGCCCTGGACGACAGCCTCCAGCAGCTGATCGCGTCCGCCCCGCCCCGCACGGAGCACGAGGCGGCCCGGATCATCCCCCAGATGGAGCAGGCCATCGCCCACACCGAACGGGAGATGGAGAAGGTCCTGGAGCGGGTGGAGGGCATGCTGACCGGCACCGACCGCGCCTTCCAGGCCCTGGTCCGCCTCAAGCAGGAGGCCGGCCTCGGGCACATGAAGGGGCTGGAGAAGGACCTGGCCGAGCTGGAGGGCCTGGGCTCCCGGCTCCAGGACGAGGTGTTCGGCCTGATCCAGCGGCTGCAGTACCAGGACATCGCCCGGCAGAAGCTGGAGCGGGTGCTGAACCACATCCGCGGCCTCCAGGTGGTGGTTGGCTCCAAGTTCAGGGACGCCGGCAAGCTGGCCTGA